A genomic region of Pseudomonas abietaniphila contains the following coding sequences:
- a CDS encoding SMP-30/gluconolactonase/LRE family protein, with protein sequence MFELPTVLHSEVFARYPLSLQNGSEHSSWSKAQPGKHVYKSFLEGPSFDKAGVLWCVDIVNGRLLNVDRTGGFSVAVEYDGWPNGLKIREDGLVFIADYKHGIMTHEPGSGKVVPLLERAGVERFKGINDLFFARNGDLYFTDQGLTGLQDPSGRVFRLKPGGRIDCILDAVPSPNGLVMNLDEDALLLAVTRANAVWRVPLTEYGAAKVGTFIQLSGGVGPDGLALDAQGGLWIAHAGLGSVWGFNAIGEPQTRIKAQGGLLTTNLAFACDTGNELYLVESASATIQRVRSPVAGKAMQSHRISSAHREKYLT encoded by the coding sequence ATGTTCGAGTTGCCCACAGTACTCCACAGTGAAGTATTCGCAAGGTACCCACTCTCTCTTCAGAACGGGAGCGAGCATTCAAGCTGGAGCAAAGCGCAGCCGGGGAAGCACGTCTATAAGAGCTTCCTGGAAGGCCCATCCTTCGATAAAGCAGGCGTGCTTTGGTGCGTGGACATCGTCAACGGACGTCTGCTAAACGTTGATCGCACAGGGGGCTTCTCAGTGGCGGTTGAGTACGACGGCTGGCCAAACGGGCTCAAAATTCGGGAAGACGGTCTTGTCTTCATCGCTGATTACAAGCACGGGATCATGACCCACGAGCCGGGCTCTGGAAAGGTAGTGCCACTGCTTGAGCGTGCAGGCGTAGAGCGCTTCAAGGGCATCAACGACCTCTTCTTCGCGCGCAACGGAGACTTGTACTTCACCGATCAAGGGCTCACCGGATTGCAGGATCCGTCCGGGCGCGTATTTCGCCTGAAGCCAGGCGGGCGAATTGATTGCATCCTTGACGCAGTGCCGAGTCCTAATGGGCTTGTCATGAATCTGGACGAGGACGCGCTACTTTTGGCGGTCACCCGGGCGAATGCGGTCTGGCGCGTGCCACTGACAGAATATGGCGCTGCCAAGGTGGGGACGTTCATCCAACTGTCAGGAGGCGTAGGGCCTGACGGGTTGGCGCTTGATGCGCAGGGAGGTTTGTGGATCGCTCACGCCGGCCTCGGATCAGTCTGGGGGTTCAACGCTATCGGCGAGCCGCAGACACGGATCAAAGCTCAAGGTGGCTTGCTTACCACCAACCTGGCTTTCGCCTGCGACACAGGCAATGAGCTCTACCTGGTTGAGTCGGCCTCTGCCACGATACAGCGGGTGAGAAGCCCTGTAGCGGGGAAAGCAATGCAGTCGCACCGAATCTCCTCTGCCCACCGAGAGAAGTACTTAACCTGA
- a CDS encoding AEC family transporter encodes MMGSVFQALIPVVTLIVLGFLIVRLGWLRAEGMRDISNVAFLVLAPALLFRSMATVHLSQIDFTPVAVYFCAIWVVFAMVMVKHGFNKRAAVLALSTTFSNTLMIGVPLVSMAYGQEGLVTLFALMSVHSLIMLTMVTSIVEFADAREANSGSASPGEGLRIARLGVTLLKATKATLLHPVPLPILLGLLYSTTGLALPSILDQTLQLIGSAFSPIALMLVGATLAINRDLGHIRTGLLLALTKNCIHPLVMFALGMVVGLKGVGFKVMILSAALPIGANVYLYATRYKVAEQEVTASIAASTVLALATLSVVMLGLHI; translated from the coding sequence ATGATGGGTTCGGTTTTCCAGGCACTGATCCCTGTAGTCACACTGATCGTACTGGGCTTTCTGATCGTTCGTCTCGGATGGCTCCGCGCAGAAGGGATGAGGGACATCTCGAACGTCGCGTTTCTGGTGTTAGCTCCGGCGTTGCTGTTCCGTAGCATGGCCACCGTACATCTCTCACAAATTGATTTCACGCCCGTAGCGGTCTACTTCTGCGCCATATGGGTGGTGTTTGCCATGGTGATGGTAAAGCATGGATTCAACAAGCGAGCCGCAGTCCTAGCCTTGTCTACAACGTTTTCAAACACCCTGATGATCGGCGTGCCCCTGGTGAGCATGGCCTACGGCCAAGAAGGTCTTGTCACCCTTTTCGCGCTGATGTCGGTGCACTCTCTCATCATGCTGACAATGGTCACCAGTATCGTAGAGTTCGCGGACGCTCGGGAGGCCAACTCCGGTTCGGCTTCTCCGGGAGAAGGTTTGCGGATTGCCAGGTTAGGCGTGACTCTTCTGAAGGCAACGAAAGCGACGCTACTTCACCCCGTTCCCCTGCCCATATTGCTCGGGCTGCTCTACTCAACTACAGGGCTGGCTCTCCCCTCCATTCTGGATCAGACACTCCAGCTGATCGGCAGCGCCTTCTCCCCCATCGCCTTGATGCTCGTAGGGGCGACGCTTGCGATTAATAGAGACCTCGGACATATCAGAACAGGTCTGTTGCTGGCTCTGACCAAAAACTGCATTCACCCTCTGGTAATGTTCGCGCTAGGCATGGTCGTGGGTTTAAAAGGCGTCGGCTTCAAAGTGATGATTTTGTCCGCTGCCTTACCCATCGGGGCCAATGTCTATCTCTACGCCACGCGCTACAAAGTCGCGGAGCAAGAGGTGACGGCCAGTATTGCGGCTTCGACGGTGCTTGCACTGGCCACATTGAGTGTCGTCATGTTGGGATTGCACATTTAG
- a CDS encoding nucleotidyltransferase domain-containing protein, which produces MVSIVVQEEVRDRLRRAENEHDVKVLLAIESGSRAWGFASPNSDYDARFIYVNKPEWYLSVGLEEQRDVIEYPIIDDMDINGWDLRKALRLFWKSNPGFVEWIQSTIIYEHAGCFHERAKELLPQVYSVESGIYHYRSMAKTNYRGYLQAPQVPLKKYFYVLRPLLSVRWLEQFGTPAPIEFEKLRGVIERESGLQQAIDELLAIKRASPEMGLSPQITPIQQFIERELNRLESIKPIRTERKDVEPLLSELFRTVLKETWG; this is translated from the coding sequence ATGGTTTCTATCGTTGTTCAAGAAGAGGTTCGAGACCGGCTACGTCGTGCTGAGAACGAGCATGACGTGAAAGTTCTTTTAGCTATTGAGTCTGGCAGTCGTGCCTGGGGATTTGCCTCTCCCAACAGCGACTACGACGCACGCTTCATCTACGTAAATAAACCCGAGTGGTATCTCTCTGTCGGCCTCGAGGAGCAACGCGACGTCATCGAGTATCCGATCATTGACGACATGGATATCAATGGCTGGGATCTACGTAAGGCACTCAGGCTATTTTGGAAGTCCAATCCCGGCTTTGTGGAGTGGATACAGTCGACCATCATTTACGAGCATGCTGGCTGTTTCCACGAGCGGGCAAAGGAGTTATTGCCGCAGGTGTATTCGGTGGAGAGTGGTATCTATCACTATCGCAGCATGGCCAAAACCAACTATAGGGGATATTTGCAGGCCCCTCAGGTACCGCTGAAAAAATACTTCTACGTTCTGCGCCCGCTGTTATCGGTGCGGTGGCTTGAGCAGTTTGGTACACCTGCCCCCATAGAGTTTGAGAAGCTGCGCGGTGTCATCGAGCGAGAGTCCGGGCTCCAGCAGGCCATTGATGAATTGCTTGCGATCAAGCGCGCGTCTCCGGAGATGGGGTTATCACCTCAGATCACTCCCATTCAACAATTCATTGAGCGTGAACTGAATCGACTTGAGTCCATTAAGCCGATACGCACCGAGCGCAAAGACGTTGAGCCATTACTTTCGGAACTGTTTCGAACTGTACTCAAAGAAACTTGGGGATGA
- a CDS encoding GNAT family N-acetyltransferase, translated as MGTSINCRQANISDVPAICELGQLLNTIHHAVRPDIYTAATQDFSRDASHWMSFFEEPGQMVFIGHVDGVAAGFITASLSSGSGPLMQPIKFVRIGSVCVAERFWGNGIGRKLVNLVQEWGIQQGAKDIRLAVWTFNAPAVRLYEEMGFETRAFEMGMPL; from the coding sequence ATGGGCACGTCGATCAATTGCCGCCAGGCAAACATCAGTGATGTGCCTGCCATCTGTGAGTTGGGCCAGTTGCTCAACACGATTCACCACGCGGTACGGCCAGATATCTACACCGCTGCCACCCAGGATTTTTCTCGGGATGCTTCGCACTGGATGAGTTTCTTCGAGGAACCGGGGCAGATGGTCTTCATTGGTCATGTCGATGGGGTAGCTGCGGGGTTTATCACTGCCAGCCTGTCGTCAGGCAGTGGTCCACTCATGCAGCCGATTAAGTTCGTTCGAATTGGGTCGGTATGTGTGGCAGAGCGCTTTTGGGGCAACGGTATCGGTCGAAAGCTGGTGAATTTGGTTCAGGAGTGGGGAATTCAACAAGGTGCCAAAGACATCAGATTAGCCGTGTGGACTTTCAATGCCCCTGCTGTTCGGTTGTATGAAGAGATGGGGTTCGAGACGCGTGCTTTTGAGATGGGGATGCCACTTTGA
- a CDS encoding GNAT family N-acetyltransferase, translating into MQEWITNEHVDANTLQAIKSGVIDTGRELARTYGGYAQPIACALIEHSSLIGGVTGRTEFNRLFIDFLWIAPQWRLRGLAAEALHKIEALAAQRGCIDAIIETLDDGIAQWYQRTGYLPIAQLPGYCGPWSRHTLLKSLTSPKSSV; encoded by the coding sequence ATGCAAGAATGGATCACGAATGAACACGTAGACGCAAATACTCTGCAAGCAATCAAAAGTGGTGTGATCGATACAGGCCGTGAGTTGGCTCGAACGTATGGGGGCTACGCTCAACCTATTGCCTGTGCCCTTATCGAGCACTCGTCCTTGATCGGAGGCGTCACAGGTCGCACGGAGTTCAATCGTCTGTTCATAGACTTTCTATGGATCGCCCCCCAGTGGCGCCTCCGTGGTTTAGCAGCCGAAGCATTGCACAAGATAGAGGCACTCGCCGCACAACGAGGTTGCATAGACGCCATCATTGAAACCCTGGATGACGGCATCGCTCAGTGGTATCAACGAACGGGCTATTTGCCTATCGCGCAACTGCCTGGTTACTGCGGCCCTTGGAGCCGACATACATTGCTGAAATCACTCACTTCCCCGAAATCGTCGGTATAG
- a CDS encoding glutathione-independent formaldehyde dehydrogenase, whose protein sequence is MKAIVYNGPRDVSVQNVPDAKIEKPTDAVVRITTTNICGSDLHMYEGRTSMETGRVFGHENLGEVVEVGVGVDRVKVGDRVCLPFNIGCGFCENCEKGLTGFCLTANPGTAGAAYGFADMGSYQGGQAELLRVPYADFNCLVLPEDAQEKENDYVMLSDIFPTGWHATELAGLMPGESIAIYGAGPVGLMAAHAAMIKGASQVFVVDSHPDRLKLAAQMGATPINSLEKDAVDQILNLTHGKGTDRGCECVGYQCCDKHGHEANHLTMNNLVASTKATGGIGVVGVFVPQDPGAQNELAKEGKMAFDFGAFWFKGQQIRTGQANVKAYNRRLAELIHHDRAKPSQIISHSLKLAEGPDAYKHFDARDEGWTKVILKPAA, encoded by the coding sequence ATGAAAGCCATCGTGTACAACGGGCCACGCGACGTCAGCGTGCAAAACGTCCCCGACGCTAAGATCGAAAAGCCTACCGACGCAGTAGTGCGCATTACCACCACCAATATCTGCGGCTCCGACCTGCATATGTACGAGGGCCGCACCTCCATGGAAACCGGTCGAGTCTTTGGTCACGAGAATCTCGGAGAAGTCGTTGAGGTCGGGGTCGGAGTAGATCGCGTCAAGGTGGGTGATCGTGTCTGCCTGCCTTTTAACATCGGCTGCGGATTCTGCGAGAACTGCGAAAAAGGATTGACCGGCTTTTGCCTCACGGCCAATCCCGGCACTGCCGGTGCTGCTTATGGTTTTGCCGACATGGGCTCTTATCAGGGCGGCCAGGCTGAGCTGCTCCGGGTGCCCTATGCCGACTTCAACTGTCTGGTTCTGCCAGAAGATGCGCAGGAAAAAGAAAACGACTACGTGATGCTGTCGGACATTTTTCCTACCGGTTGGCATGCAACGGAGCTGGCCGGCCTGATGCCGGGCGAAAGCATTGCTATCTACGGCGCGGGGCCGGTGGGACTCATGGCTGCACATGCCGCGATGATCAAAGGCGCTTCGCAGGTGTTCGTAGTTGACAGTCATCCGGATCGATTGAAGCTGGCGGCGCAGATGGGTGCCACGCCGATCAACTCGTTGGAAAAGGACGCGGTCGACCAGATTCTCAACCTGACTCACGGCAAAGGTACTGACCGGGGCTGTGAATGTGTTGGGTATCAATGCTGTGACAAACATGGTCATGAAGCCAATCATCTGACCATGAACAACTTGGTGGCTTCGACCAAGGCCACTGGTGGTATTGGCGTCGTCGGGGTGTTCGTGCCTCAGGATCCAGGTGCACAGAATGAACTCGCCAAAGAAGGGAAGATGGCGTTCGACTTCGGTGCGTTCTGGTTCAAGGGTCAGCAGATTCGCACCGGGCAAGCTAATGTGAAGGCCTATAATCGTCGGCTCGCGGAGCTGATTCACCACGACCGCGCCAAACCTTCGCAGATCATTTCCCACAGCCTGAAACTGGCTGAAGGGCCTGATGCTTACAAGCATTTTGATGCGCGGGATGAGGGATGGACGAAGGTCATTCTGAAGCCGGCAGCGTGA
- a CDS encoding zinc-binding alcohol dehydrogenase family protein, with amino-acid sequence MKAIAHFKCLPIEHPDALVEIDIPEPVPKPRDLLVEVKAVSVNPVDTKVRQGYVPHEDESQPRILGWDATGVVKSVGSDVTLFKPGDRVWYAGSLIRPGSNSELQLVDERIVGSMPQSLDFSQAAALPLTSLTAWELLFDRLGVARDTTDRGETLLIVGAAGGVGSILTQLARQLTGLTIIGTASRPETQAWVTELGAHHVIDHTKPLSEELKRIGIAQVSYVASLTQTDRHYEQIIESLKPQGRLGLIDDPATLDAVPLKRKSLSLHWELMYTRSLYETEDMQEQHNILNEIARHVDSGLLRTTLGDNYGRLSAENLRRAHALLESGKAKGKIVLEGF; translated from the coding sequence ATGAAAGCCATTGCACACTTCAAATGCCTGCCTATCGAACATCCCGACGCCTTGGTGGAGATCGATATACCCGAGCCAGTGCCGAAGCCGCGCGACCTGCTCGTAGAGGTAAAGGCCGTATCGGTCAATCCTGTCGATACCAAGGTGCGACAGGGCTACGTACCGCACGAAGACGAAAGCCAGCCCCGTATCCTCGGATGGGACGCTACCGGCGTGGTCAAGTCGGTCGGCAGCGACGTGACGCTGTTCAAGCCTGGTGACAGGGTCTGGTACGCCGGATCGTTGATCCGCCCGGGAAGCAACAGTGAGCTGCAACTGGTGGACGAGCGTATCGTCGGTTCAATGCCCCAATCGCTGGATTTCAGCCAGGCTGCGGCATTGCCACTGACTTCCCTGACCGCCTGGGAGTTACTCTTCGATCGCCTCGGTGTTGCACGTGATACCACCGACCGGGGCGAAACGCTGCTCATCGTCGGCGCTGCGGGCGGGGTGGGTTCGATCCTGACTCAGTTGGCGCGTCAACTGACCGGACTAACAATCATCGGCACGGCTTCGCGCCCGGAAACCCAGGCCTGGGTCACCGAGCTGGGTGCGCATCACGTCATCGACCATACCAAGCCACTCAGCGAAGAGCTCAAGCGCATTGGCATTGCACAAGTCAGCTATGTCGCAAGCCTGACCCAGACTGATCGGCACTACGAGCAAATCATCGAATCACTGAAGCCTCAGGGCAGGCTGGGCCTGATCGATGATCCGGCCACGCTTGACGCTGTGCCGCTGAAGCGTAAGAGCCTGTCGCTGCACTGGGAGCTGATGTATACCCGCTCGCTTTACGAAACCGAGGACATGCAGGAGCAGCACAACATCCTCAACGAAATTGCGCGGCACGTCGATTCGGGTCTCTTGCGCACCACTCTTGGCGATAACTACGGACGCCTCAGCGCAGAAAATCTTCGTCGTGCCCATGCTCTGCTGGAAAGCGGCAAGGCGAAAGGCAAGATCGTTCTGGAGGGCTTCTAA
- a CDS encoding putative quinol monooxygenase codes for MTTPLTLIATLIAKAGFEAELEETLQRLQGPSRAEADCIQYDFHRDAEQARTFHMIEQWRTEAALTAHEATPHFQAALPFIERAAEKLTITKMYRIS; via the coding sequence ATGACCACCCCTCTGACACTGATTGCCACTTTGATCGCCAAGGCCGGGTTTGAAGCCGAACTCGAGGAGACGCTGCAGCGCCTGCAAGGCCCGAGCCGAGCCGAAGCGGATTGCATCCAGTACGACTTCCATCGTGATGCCGAGCAGGCTCGCACTTTCCACATGATCGAACAGTGGCGCACTGAAGCGGCGCTGACTGCTCACGAAGCGACACCGCATTTTCAGGCCGCGCTCCCTTTCATCGAGCGTGCTGCTGAAAAGCTCACTATCACGAAAATGTATCGCATCTCCTGA
- a CDS encoding zinc-dependent alcohol dehydrogenase family protein: MKAIVINQHGSSDLFVEIQTDNPRARAGHVIVDVQATSVNPVDTKIRRGSEGTAGLTFPATLHIDVSGVVSSVGTGVTRFNPGDEVYGCFGGIVGIPGALADQMEVDAQMLALKPKSLSFGEAASLPLVAITAWEALIDRASIKPNDNVLVHGGTGGVGHIGIQLAKVLGARVSTTVSTPEKAEIARRLGADEIIIYNSETPEEYSQRITEGKGFDTVFDTLGGEVLQNSLKAAKLKGHVVSIIGYDTYDLTEMHFKALRLDLVFMAVSIIHNQDRKHHGEILQRLAALVDRGLVKPLIDERHDFTAAGVSAAHDRLESGRAIGKVVIERKA; the protein is encoded by the coding sequence TTGAAAGCCATTGTGATAAATCAGCATGGTAGCTCAGACCTTTTTGTCGAAATTCAGACGGACAATCCCCGCGCGCGCGCAGGTCATGTGATTGTTGATGTGCAGGCGACAAGCGTGAATCCAGTGGACACGAAAATTCGTCGTGGCAGCGAAGGAACGGCTGGTCTGACTTTCCCGGCCACTCTCCACATTGATGTTTCAGGGGTAGTCAGCTCCGTCGGTACTGGTGTGACGCGCTTCAACCCAGGCGATGAAGTCTATGGCTGTTTCGGCGGCATCGTAGGGATTCCCGGTGCACTGGCAGATCAGATGGAGGTCGATGCCCAGATGCTGGCGCTAAAACCCAAGTCGCTCTCTTTTGGCGAAGCAGCAAGCTTGCCGCTCGTGGCGATTACTGCATGGGAGGCGCTGATCGACCGTGCTTCGATCAAACCCAATGACAATGTCCTTGTACATGGTGGCACCGGCGGTGTCGGGCATATAGGCATTCAATTGGCCAAGGTGCTGGGAGCCAGGGTATCGACGACGGTTTCCACACCGGAAAAAGCGGAAATTGCCCGTCGGTTGGGCGCCGATGAAATTATTATTTATAACAGCGAGACGCCTGAGGAATACAGTCAGCGAATCACTGAAGGAAAGGGATTCGATACGGTCTTCGATACCCTGGGCGGCGAGGTCTTACAGAACTCGCTGAAAGCCGCGAAGCTCAAGGGCCACGTCGTCTCGATCATCGGTTACGACACCTACGATCTGACCGAAATGCACTTCAAGGCATTGAGACTCGACCTGGTATTCATGGCTGTTTCGATCATTCATAACCAAGACCGCAAGCACCATGGCGAGATCCTGCAAAGACTGGCTGCCCTGGTTGATCGCGGCTTGGTCAAGCCACTGATCGATGAGCGCCATGATTTCACTGCTGCGGGTGTCAGTGCGGCACATGATCGCCTAGAGTCAGGTCGTGCCATTGGCAAAGTCGTCATTGAGCGAAAGGCTTAG
- a CDS encoding LysR family transcriptional regulator, producing the protein MLDSIDELRLFVAVFEEGSIRAASERLGMTAAGGSKRLLALEDSVGRRLFNRTTRKLSPTSDGEKLYQHALSILESVEKAEGGFFQKTEITGHLRITASATFAQGYLSSVVSSYLKRYPGVIVDLHPTDQLVDLAAHGTDLAIRHGVMADSSLIAQRIAASRRLICAAPQYWEKQGMPISPKELVMLDGLIVGKDSSWAMSRGGVKKTCKIRKRFSSSLGEVVRQMAIDGHGVALLMDWHVRDDLDSGALVEALSDWAIEPPVGMYAVYPSRENIAPTVLSFVAHLKEWVAAHPV; encoded by the coding sequence GTGCTGGATTCCATCGATGAATTGCGTTTGTTTGTTGCCGTTTTTGAGGAGGGATCCATCCGTGCGGCTTCTGAACGACTGGGGATGACAGCTGCGGGCGGCAGCAAACGTCTTCTGGCCCTTGAAGACAGCGTGGGCCGGAGACTTTTTAACCGAACCACCCGCAAACTCAGCCCCACTTCTGACGGTGAGAAGCTTTATCAGCATGCCCTGAGCATCCTCGAAAGCGTCGAGAAGGCCGAGGGAGGATTTTTCCAGAAGACCGAGATTACCGGTCATCTGCGCATAACCGCTTCCGCGACATTTGCCCAAGGTTATTTATCGAGCGTCGTAAGCAGTTATCTCAAACGCTACCCTGGCGTCATCGTCGATCTCCATCCAACGGATCAACTGGTTGATCTGGCCGCCCATGGGACCGATCTTGCGATTCGGCACGGCGTGATGGCCGATTCGTCCCTGATCGCGCAAAGAATAGCTGCCTCTCGACGTCTGATATGCGCCGCCCCCCAGTATTGGGAAAAACAGGGCATGCCTATCTCTCCAAAAGAACTGGTCATGCTGGACGGGCTCATCGTTGGTAAGGATTCCAGCTGGGCCATGTCCCGGGGAGGCGTCAAAAAAACCTGCAAAATACGCAAACGGTTTTCATCCAGTCTGGGGGAAGTGGTTCGCCAGATGGCGATAGATGGACATGGAGTAGCGCTGCTCATGGACTGGCATGTACGAGATGATCTTGATTCAGGCGCGCTGGTGGAGGCATTGTCCGATTGGGCCATTGAGCCGCCGGTGGGAATGTATGCGGTCTACCCTTCAAGAGAAAACATTGCTCCGACTGTGCTGAGCTTTGTTGCTCATCTCAAAGAGTGGGTCGCGGCCCACCCCGTTTAA
- the gloA gene encoding lactoylglutathione lyase, which translates to MRILHTMLRVVNLDKSIHFYTRLLGMSLLRRKDYPEGKFTLAFLGYGPETETVALELTHNWEQSSYELGDAYGHVAIEVEDADALCIRAAIMGYRVPRPAGVMKHGRAVIAFIEDPNGYKVELIQKGTQFD; encoded by the coding sequence ATGCGCATACTGCATACCATGTTGCGTGTAGTGAACCTGGACAAATCCATTCACTTCTACACGAGGCTGCTTGGCATGAGCCTCTTGAGACGCAAAGACTACCCAGAGGGTAAGTTCACACTGGCTTTCCTTGGTTATGGTCCGGAGACCGAGACGGTTGCTCTGGAGCTGACGCATAACTGGGAACAAAGCAGCTATGAGCTTGGTGATGCTTACGGGCATGTCGCCATTGAGGTTGAGGATGCAGACGCATTATGCATCCGTGCTGCGATCATGGGATATCGCGTTCCGCGACCAGCAGGTGTTATGAAACATGGGCGTGCGGTCATCGCGTTCATTGAGGACCCCAATGGATATAAGGTTGAACTGATTCAAAAAGGTACGCAATTCGACTGA
- a CDS encoding LysR family transcriptional regulator — MKLSQLGFFCAVVDHGTIAAAAASLHCVPSNITARLRELEIQLGVVLFNRENNRLLVTPEGRLVYRKAKQLIDLAAETRSLFSNDSMQGVLRVGALDVALANHLPERLVRYRLEAPGVELHIRPEHSLFLERLLMDGELDLILTDGPIQHPLLDSRLAFRERLIRVVPKALSSPTPQDLSGLELYVFGRTCHYRQQVDNWLESSGIQPRAILEIESYPSIFACIAQGIGFACIPESYVDRFASQAHTFQADQVPSLDSSDIYFVWRKNQQSPLIRNFIEVIDSQGV, encoded by the coding sequence TTGAAACTTTCGCAGCTCGGCTTTTTTTGCGCTGTCGTCGACCACGGCACGATAGCCGCCGCAGCCGCATCGCTGCATTGTGTGCCGTCGAACATCACGGCCAGACTGCGAGAGCTCGAAATTCAACTCGGCGTCGTTTTGTTCAATCGCGAAAATAACCGATTGCTGGTCACTCCCGAGGGCAGGTTGGTATACCGAAAAGCCAAACAGCTCATTGACCTGGCAGCTGAAACGCGCTCGTTGTTCTCAAACGATTCCATGCAGGGAGTGCTTCGCGTCGGAGCGCTAGATGTAGCACTGGCCAATCATCTACCAGAGCGCCTCGTACGCTATCGCCTTGAGGCGCCGGGGGTAGAACTTCACATTCGCCCGGAGCACTCGCTATTCCTTGAGCGACTTTTGATGGATGGCGAGCTTGATTTGATTCTTACTGACGGCCCGATCCAGCACCCTTTGCTGGATAGCCGACTAGCGTTTCGTGAGCGCTTGATCAGAGTAGTGCCCAAAGCTCTTTCCTCGCCCACTCCCCAAGACTTGTCGGGGCTCGAACTATATGTATTCGGTCGCACGTGTCACTACAGACAACAGGTCGATAACTGGTTGGAAAGCAGCGGTATCCAGCCTCGGGCTATTCTGGAAATCGAATCGTATCCGAGTATCTTCGCCTGTATCGCCCAAGGGATAGGTTTCGCCTGCATACCAGAGAGTTACGTGGATCGTTTTGCCAGTCAGGCGCACACGTTTCAGGCTGACCAAGTGCCCAGTCTGGATTCAAGCGATATCTATTTCGTCTGGAGAAAGAACCAGCAATCACCCCTGATCAGAAACTTCATCGAGGTCATCGACAGTCAGGGTGTTTAA
- a CDS encoding phosphate-starvation-inducible PsiE family protein, translating into MKNPDPSAPLPPRSTLKSLRVQWSLMNAYERFEQIIVLALGVMISCVIVIALIQLYRRVLPLVVGGAIDPLDHGDFQLLFGSIFTVLIALEFKHSIIRPAFRHGSIVQLRTVILISLLALSRKFVILDSASTPAATIAALGFATLVLGIIYWLFTKRGRWPEE; encoded by the coding sequence ATGAAGAATCCGGACCCCTCAGCGCCACTGCCTCCGAGATCGACGTTGAAAAGCCTTCGTGTCCAGTGGTCACTGATGAACGCCTATGAGCGATTCGAGCAGATCATCGTGCTGGCGCTTGGCGTGATGATCTCGTGCGTCATCGTCATTGCTTTGATCCAGCTCTATAGACGAGTGCTGCCGCTGGTGGTAGGCGGCGCGATTGATCCCTTGGATCACGGCGATTTCCAGTTACTGTTCGGTTCGATCTTCACTGTGTTGATCGCCTTGGAGTTCAAGCACTCCATCATTCGTCCGGCGTTCAGGCACGGCAGCATCGTGCAGCTGCGAACAGTGATTCTTATCTCGCTCCTGGCCCTGAGTCGCAAATTCGTGATTCTTGATTCCGCTTCAACGCCCGCCGCCACTATTGCTGCATTGGGGTTTGCAACGCTGGTCTTGGGGATCATCTATTGGTTGTTCACAAAACGGGGTAGATGGCCGGAGGAATAG